GCTTAAGGATTTTTACTATGAATAAACTACTCATTGCCGCTCTACTCTCTTTGGGCTTAAGTCATGTTGCCGCTGCTCATGGTGCGCATGCGCATGGCGTTGCTGAAATGAACATAGCAATCGAGGGGAGGCAATTGTTAATTACTTTAGAAAGCCCCGCGGACAATTTCCTTGGTTTTGAACACAGTCCTAAAACTGACGCAGAAAAAGCTACGTTTAAAAAAGTAAGTGAGCAATTACAAAATGCATCTGTCTTGTTTGTTCCTGATGCCGCCGCCCAGTGTAAAGCCGCCGCGCCAGTGGTTAAAATGCCTGATTTTAGCAAAGGGGGCCATAGCGATATCGATGCGGAATATCGTTTTGAGTGCGCCACCCCTCCTAATAGCATTAGCCTTACGCTATGGAAAAATTTCGGAGGTTTTAAGATCATCAACGCCAACCTAGCCACTGCAAAAGGCCAAAAGCAAATCAAATTAAAAGCTGTGCAAGTATTAAATCTCAAATAATAGCCAGCGGCTATTTAGGATGATTTAAGTCCACGAAGTGTGCGAAACGCACAAAGAAACTAAGTAATTTGGTGTGCTTCGCGCTTCGTGGACTAGCTTTTTTAAAAAACAGCACAGCCCCTGTTATTCATCATTAGCCTTGGCCG
This genomic interval from Iodobacter fluviatilis contains the following:
- a CDS encoding ZrgA family zinc uptake protein; its protein translation is MNKLLIAALLSLGLSHVAAAHGAHAHGVAEMNIAIEGRQLLITLESPADNFLGFEHSPKTDAEKATFKKVSEQLQNASVLFVPDAAAQCKAAAPVVKMPDFSKGGHSDIDAEYRFECATPPNSISLTLWKNFGGFKIINANLATAKGQKQIKLKAVQVLNLK